The Pimelobacter simplex genomic sequence AGCCGATGACGCCGAGTGCGAGGTCGCTGAGCGTGTCCTCGTACGCGAAGGCCCGCTCGGAGTGGCCGCTGATGAAGGCGTAGTACTCGGCGATCTCCCAGGCGATCGCGGCGGTCGCGCCGACGGCCAGCGCGCGCTCGACGACGCGGGTGCGGGTGGCGCTGTGGTGCAGCGTCAGGAGGATGACCGCGGCGGCGATGAGCCCGGTGTTGGCGAAGTGCATGAGGTCGTCGAACCAGGTGATCGTGTCGTAGAGGTCGAGCCGGTTGCCGAGGATGTCGGTGAAGCAGGTGACGGTGACCAGCAGGTCGGGCAGCCAGGGGAACGACGCCCGCTCCTTCCACGCGAGCAGCCAGATCACCGGGATGGTGAACGACGCCAACGGGTAGCCGATCGCCCGCGCCTCGGCGGCCTTGTCGCGCAGGTTGCCGCTGTCGGGGTCGATCACGGCGAGCAGCAGGAGCAGGACCAGCAGTGCCTTCGCGGAGACATCGGCGGTGCGGACGAGGGTCGGGGTCGGGTAGCGGACCGCGGCCAGCTCGGTCATGCGGGCTCCTGGTGATCGACGAGTGCCGATTGTGCCATGACGTCCGAACGGACCGTACGTTGAAGGGGGCGGGAGAACGCCGTACGAGGGAGGGACAGGACGTGGAGGGAGTCGCCGAGGTCGTGGCGCCGGGAGAACCGGCGGCACCGGAAGCGCCGGTCGCGACGTCGTACGAGGAGTTCGGCGTGAGCTGGATCCACCGGGTGCTGCACAAGGACCGGATCCTGCACACCATCGACCAGGTCCTGGGTGAGCAGATCGCCCTCGGGCCGATCGGGGCCGGACCGGGACGCGCGTTCGCGAGCGTGAGCTTCGTCGGGCGCTACCGGCCGACGACGGGTCAGCTGGTCCCCGGTGAGCTGCTGACCTATGCGATCGACCTGCCGATCAGCGTGGTCTTCGACCTCGACCTGCCGCTGGACCGGCTGACGTTCAACGCCGAGGTCGTCGTCCCGCTGGTGCTCGTCGTGCACACCGAGGCGCCGCTCCGGCTCCGCCTCGAGCTCAAGACGCCGACCGAGGACCAGATCGGGCTCGAGCTCAAGACCGACACCCGGCGCGGCGCGATGCTGCGCAAGGTCGCGGGTCTGGACGCCGAGTTGCGGCGGTTCCTGCTCAAGGTGCTCGACACCGAGCTGGCCAAGCCCTACGTGCGGCGCGCCACCTACCTGGACATGGAGGAGCTGATCGACGAGGCCTGGCCGGCCTTCACCGCGCAGTTCCTGCCGCGGGGACCCGAGGACCGACAGGCCTGAGCACGTCGAGCAGCGCGCCGATCGTCACCGCGGCGAGCGGGATCCACACGGGGATCAGCATGAAGGCGTAGATCGGCACCAGCTGGAGGAGATCGCGCATGCGCCGAGTCTCGTCGTGGCCGGTGCGGCGGGGCTTGTCGCCGGACACAGAGGCCCGCGGCGGGTTTGTCCTCCGCGCACTAACCCCGCGCTAGCCGCGCGCGGCGAACGAGCTGAGCTGCGGCTTCTCGTAGAGCGCCCGCAGCCGCTCGTAGCGGTAGCGGTTGTAGGCGAGCGGGTCGAGCAGCAGCCGGCGCGGCAGGGTACGACGGGCGAGCCGGACGAGCGCCAGGTAGAGCCGCAGCTCGGCCCGGCGCCGGCGGGTGTCGGGCGTGCCGAGGAGCTCGCGCATCCGTGGGTGCGCCGCGCCCTCGGCGCAGACCTTGGCCGGCCGGCCGAGCACCGGGGTGGCCAGCCGCCAAGCCGGCGTCATGAGCCGGTGCAGCCAGTGCGGCCCGAACAGGGTGGGCATCGGCAGCGCGTCGAACCGGCGGTGGGCCCACTGGAGGAACTCGTTGTCGGCGAGCTCGGTGGCCGCGACCGCGTCGTAGTAGGCCTCCGCCTCGACGGCGGTGGCGGGGATCCGGGCCTGCTCGCTGGGCAGGTCGAAGTCGACCAGGTGCAGGATCGTGGCGTAGACGACCTCGCGCTGCTCGGCGTCGAGCGTGCGCCCGTAGGTCGTCACGTAGCCGGTGTGGAACACGAGCAGGCTGGTCGTGCCGACCCACTTCCACAGCGCCGGGTTGAGCGCGCTGTAGCGCTCGCCGGCGAAGTGCCCGCGGCCGGTGCCGCGGACCTCGCCGTGCAGGCGCTTGAGCCGCTCCGCGCTGGCCCGGCGGTCGGCGTCGTCGCCGAAGAGCAGCAGCGGACCCCACAGGCCGCTGCGGATGCCACGGTCGGTGAAGTTCTGGGCGAACCGGCCCGAGGCGTCGACGGCGGCGGCGACCTCGCGGTAGGCGACCTGGTCGAGCGCGAGCCGGCCGAAGAGCGCGAACGCGGCCGGCGTACCGAGCCACCAGCGCACGTCCTCGGCCAGCGCGTGGTGCGGCTGGGACGGGTGCCAGGGAGCGACGGCGGCGTCGGTGGTCTCGGTCATGACAGGGTCCATGAACCCATCTGTCAACGCCTGTGTCAAGATGCTCGGGTGACCGACAACGCCCGGGTGTACGGCGGCCGCGCCGCCGCCGAGCGCGTCGCCGAGCGCCGCGGCCGGCTGCTCGCCGCCGGGCTCGAGCTGATGGGCACCCGCGGTGTCGCCGGGACGACCGTGCGCGGTGTCGCGGAGCAGTCCGGGATCGCGGCGCGGTACTTCTACGAGAGCTTCGCCGGCATCGAGGAGCTCCAGCTCGCCGTCTTCGACCAGATCGCCGCCGAGGCCGCGGAGCGCTCGGTGGCCGCGCTCGGCGCCGCGCCGGGCGGCGTCCGGGCGCGGACCCGCGCGGTCCTCGCCGCGATGGCCGACCTGTTCCTGGAGGACCCGCGCAAGGGCCGGATCGCGCTCATCGAGTCGATCACCTCGCCGGTGCTCGGCCCGCGCGTGCTCGACGAGGCCCGGCGGTTCGCCGGGATGCTCGCCGCGACGACCACGGCCGGCGACCCGAGCGCTGCCGCCGACGACGTGCCGGTCGAGCTGCTGCTGACCGCGCGCTTCCTCATCGGCGGCGTCGCGCACGCGCTCGGCGCCGCCCTGCAGGGGGACGTCGCGGTCGACCGCGAGCGGCTGGTCGACGTCCTCGTCGAGCTGTTCCTCGCGGTGGACCTCAGACGCTGACCGGGTCGGTCGCGAGCAGCTCGCGGACCCGCGGCGCCACCTGCGTGCCGAACAGCTCGATGCTGCGCAGCAGCTGGGGGTGCGGCATGGCTCCGTTGCTGTACTTCAGGTCGAAGCGCTGGATGCCGAGGTCGCGCACCGCGGCCGCGATCTTGCGGGCGACCGTCTCGGGGGAGCCGACGAACAGCGCGCCGTGGTCGACCTCGCCGTCGTACTGGGCCCGGGTGGCGGGACCCCAGCCGCGCTCGGCGCCGATCCGGTCCCGGCTCGCCTTGAAGTGCGGGTACATCGACTCGCGCGCCTCGTCGTCGGTGTCGGCGACGAAGCCCGGCGAGTGCACCGCGATCGGCAGCGCGGGCCGCTCGAACTCGGTGAGCGCGCGCCGGTAGAGGTCGGTGAACGGCGCGAACCGCGCGGGCTCGCCGCCGATGATCGCGATGGCCAGCGGGTAGCCGAAGCGGGCGGCGCGCACCACCGACTCGGGCGAGCCGCCGACGCCGATCCACGTGGGGATCGAGCCGCGCTCGGTGGTCGGGTAGGTCCGCGCGTTGCGCAGCGGAGCCCGCAGCCGGCCGCGGTCCCAGGTGACCGGCTGCTCGCCCTGGAGCTCGGTCCAGAGGTCGAGCTTCTCGCTGAAGAGCTGGTCGTAGTCGGCCAGGTCGTAGCCGAACAGGGGGAACGACTCGGTGAACGAGCCGCGGCCCAGCGTGATCTCCGCGCGTCCGCCGGACAGCGCGTCGAGGGTCGCGAACCGCTCGTAGAGCCGGACCGGGTCGTCGGAGCTGAGCACCGTGACCGCCGTACCGAGGCGGATGCGCTCGGTGCGTGCGGCGATCGCGGCCAGCACCATCTCGGGGCTGGTCACCGCGAAGTCGTCGCGGTGGTGCTCGCCGATGCCGAACACGTCGACGCCCACCTCGTCGGCCAGCACCGCCTGCTCGACGATATTGCGGATCACCTGGGGGTGCCCGAGGGCCTCCCCGGTCGCCGGGTCGAGCGTGACGTCGCCGAACGTGTCGAGCCCGAACTGCAGGTCGACGGGCTCACTCACCGTCGGCGGCCTTGGCAGCGTCGACGTCGAACTCGCGGACGGCGGCGATCACCTGGGCCAGCGCCGGCGCGGGCAGCGCACCGGCCTGGGAGAAGACGAGCGCGCCCTTCTTGAACGCCATCAGCGTCGGGATCGAGGTGATCTTGGCGGCCGCGGCGAGCTGCTGCTCCTCCTCGGTGTTGACCGAGGCGAAGACCAGGTCGTCGTGCTGCTCCGACGCCTCCTGGTAGATCGGCGCGAAGTTGCGGCACGGGCCGCACCAGGACGCCCAGAAGTCGACGAAGACGATGTCGTTGTCGAGCACCGTCTGCTCGAAGGTGCCCGCGGTGAGGTCGATGGTGGACATGTCTACTCAACGTTCGCGGGCGCGGATTGTTCCCGGTTGCGGTCGACGCCGCCGCGGATGCCGGGGACGGTGCCCCGGTCGTCGTACTGCCAGACGTGCCAGCGGCGGGCCGGCGGCCGTGCACCCAGGCGGCGGACCCACTGGGGATGGTCGGCCAGGTCGGCGGCGAAGCCGTAGCGGTCCTCGAGGTCCGGGTAGAGGTAGACGACCGTGCGGGTACGCAGCGCCGTGTCGACCGCGCGGAGGAAGGCGCGGACCTCGGCGAGGAGGACGGCGCGCGGGGGCGGCGTCGTACAGCTGCCGACGAGCTCGAGGTCGAGCGCTGGCGCGAGCGCCCGGGCGGCGGCCCGGTCGCGGCCGACGACGTCGAGGAAGTGGGCGGCCTGGGCGGCGCCGTCGGAGCAGAGCTGGAAGTAGTGGTAGCCCGCGACGTCGATCCCGGCGCGGGTCGCGGCGGCGCGGTGGGCGGCGAAACGGGGGTCGGTGAAGCCGGTGCCCTCGGTGGCCTTGAGGTAGGCGAACGTGATCCCGGCGCGGGCCACCCGGGGCCAGTCGATCGGGCCCTGGTGGTGGGAGGCGTCGATGCCCTCGCGGGGCGCGGCCGACGGCGTGGGTGTCAGCGTGGGTGTCGGCGGGGCGCTCGGGGCGCTCGGGGCGCTCGGGGCGCTCGGGGTGGTCGGGGCGCTCGGCTCCGCCGCGGGCGGGGCCGGCGGCGTCGCGTCGCACCCGGTCAGGGTCAGGACGAGCGCCGCCACGAGGCTCCACCGGGTCCGCACGGCACCAGCCAACCACGCGCGACGCGCGTACTGTCGTGCCATGCGTACGCGGATGCTCACCTCGGTCGTGACCGTACTCACCGCGCTGGCGGCGCTGCTCGCCGCCGTCCTGCTGTCCCCGGCGCCCGCGCACGCGGCACAGGGGGTGATCCGCGACGGGCGCGAGGCCGCGCTGCCCGCGCAGATGGACATCCTGCGCGTCGCCATCCGCAACCGCGAGGACCGGGTGGTGCTCACCCTGACGTTCCGCGACCTCAAGGTGCGGCGCAAGGCGCAGACCAAGGTCTTCATCGGCACCCGGCCCGGGACCGACGAGGGGTTCATCGCCTACAGCGGCTACCGGCCGGCGTCCGGTCCGGTCACCCAGCTCTGGCAGCCGACCGACCAGGAGTTCGGCGGCGTCCCGATCGCGTGCGCCGGGGTCAAGGGACGCTGGCGCTTCGACCGCGACACCGTACGGATCGTCGTACCGCCGAGCTGCCTGGCGAGCACGGCGGCCCGCTACCGCTTCAAGGCGGTCGCCGGCTTCTACCGGCAGGTCGGCGACTACACGGCCTTCCGCAGCGTCGCCCGCGGCTGACCGCCCCCTGACCGCCGAGCGCGTCATCCCCTAGCCTCGTCCCATGGGCGACACCGCACGCACCACCTACGTCCTCGTCGACGGCGAGAACATCGACGCCACCCTCGGTACGTCGATCCTCGGCCGGCGGCCGAAGTCGGAGGAGCGGCCGCGGTGGGAGCGCCTGCTCCAGTTCGTCGAGCGGCAGTGGGGCCAGGACGCGAGCGGCCTGTTCTTCCTCGCCGCCAACGGCGAGCTGCCGATGTCGTTCGTGCAGGCGCTGCTGGCGATCGGCTTCCGGCCGATCCCGCTGTCCGGTGGGGCGAACCAGAAGGTCGTCGACATCGCCATCCAGCGCACGATGGAGGAGCTCGCCCGCCGCGAGGCCGACGTCGTCCTGGTCAGCAACGACAGCGACTTCGTCGAGCACGTCGACACCCTCCTCGACGGGCGCCGGGTCGGCGTCGTGGGCTTCACGGAGTTCCGCAGCAGCGCCTTCCTCCAGCTCGCGCCGCGCGGGCTGGAGTTCTTCGACCTCGAGTACGACGTCAACTGCTTCAACGAGCGACTGCCGCGCGTCCGGATCATCCCGATCGACGAGTTCGACCCGGCCCAGTTCCTCTGAGGCGGCGCCCCGGACGATTCCGCCGCCAGCGGATTCGCTTGCGGACCGCCGTGGCGCGGGATGGGATGGGGCGATGAGGCTCCTCGTCCTGGGTGGCACCCAGTTCCTGTCCCGTGAGGTCGCGGCCGAGGCGGTACGCCGTGGCCACGACGTCGTCTGCGCCAACCGGGGCCGCTCGGGCTCGGTGCCACCAGGAGTCCGGGTGGTGCGCTGGGACCGCGGCGAGGAGCCGCCGGCCGAGCTGACCGACGGCGCGTCGTACGACGCGGTGGTCGACGTGGCCCGCCACCCCTCCCACGTGCGCCGCGCGCTGGCCGCCGTACCGGAGGCGCACTGGGTGTTCGTCTCGACCATCTCGGTCTACGCCGACGACGCCGACCCCGCCGGTCCGGGCGCCGGCCCGCTGCGCCCCGCGATCACCGAGGACGCCGGCGCGACCGAGAGCGTCGACGCCTACGGCGGCATGAAGGTCGCCTGCGAGCAGCTCGTCCTCGACGCCGTCCCGGGCGCGGCCGTCGTACGGCCGGGGCTGATCGTGGGCCCGGGCGACCCGAGCGGACGCTTCGCCTACTGGGCGCGACGCTCCACCGCGACCGGCGACGTGCTCGCGCCCGGCGCGCCGTCCGACGTGGTCCAGGTGATCGACGTCCGCGACCTCGCCGCCTGGGTGGTGACGCTGGCCGAGGACCGCACCGGCGGCGTCTACGACGCCGTCGGCGCCCCGCTCCCCATCGGCGACCTGCTGGCCGCGTGCCTGCCCGACGCCAACCTCGTGTGGGTCGACCAGGAGTTCCTCGAGTCCGAGGGCGTCCAGCCCTGGGCCGGACCCGACGGCATCCCGGTCTGGCTCCCGCGCCCGGCGTACGACGGCATGCTGGCCCACGACGCCGCCCCCGCCCTCGCCGCCGGCCTCGTCACCCGCCCACCCGCCGAGACCACCCGCGACACCCGCGCCT encodes the following:
- a CDS encoding TetR/AcrR family transcriptional regulator, which translates into the protein MTDNARVYGGRAAAERVAERRGRLLAAGLELMGTRGVAGTTVRGVAEQSGIAARYFYESFAGIEELQLAVFDQIAAEAAERSVAALGAAPGGVRARTRAVLAAMADLFLEDPRKGRIALIESITSPVLGPRVLDEARRFAGMLAATTTAGDPSAAADDVPVELLLTARFLIGGVAHALGAALQGDVAVDRERLVDVLVELFLAVDLRR
- a CDS encoding NAD-dependent epimerase/dehydratase family protein, which gives rise to MRLLVLGGTQFLSREVAAEAVRRGHDVVCANRGRSGSVPPGVRVVRWDRGEEPPAELTDGASYDAVVDVARHPSHVRRALAAVPEAHWVFVSTISVYADDADPAGPGAGPLRPAITEDAGATESVDAYGGMKVACEQLVLDAVPGAAVVRPGLIVGPGDPSGRFAYWARRSTATGDVLAPGAPSDVVQVIDVRDLAAWVVTLAEDRTGGVYDAVGAPLPIGDLLAACLPDANLVWVDQEFLESEGVQPWAGPDGIPVWLPRPAYDGMLAHDAAPALAAGLVTRPPAETTRDTRAWLDADPAARIAGITAEREADLLSRWGSQGF
- a CDS encoding glycoside hydrolase family 25 protein, producing MRTRWSLVAALVLTLTGCDATPPAPPAAEPSAPTTPSAPSAPSAPSAPPTPTLTPTPSAAPREGIDASHHQGPIDWPRVARAGITFAYLKATEGTGFTDPRFAAHRAAATRAGIDVAGYHYFQLCSDGAAQAAHFLDVVGRDRAAARALAPALDLELVGSCTTPPPRAVLLAEVRAFLRAVDTALRTRTVVYLYPDLEDRYGFAADLADHPQWVRRLGARPPARRWHVWQYDDRGTVPGIRGGVDRNREQSAPANVE
- a CDS encoding oxygenase MpaB family protein, with product MTETTDAAVAPWHPSQPHHALAEDVRWWLGTPAAFALFGRLALDQVAYREVAAAVDASGRFAQNFTDRGIRSGLWGPLLLFGDDADRRASAERLKRLHGEVRGTGRGHFAGERYSALNPALWKWVGTTSLLVFHTGYVTTYGRTLDAEQREVVYATILHLVDFDLPSEQARIPATAVEAEAYYDAVAATELADNEFLQWAHRRFDALPMPTLFGPHWLHRLMTPAWRLATPVLGRPAKVCAEGAAHPRMRELLGTPDTRRRRAELRLYLALVRLARRTLPRRLLLDPLAYNRYRYERLRALYEKPQLSSFAARG
- a CDS encoding NYN domain-containing protein, whose product is MGDTARTTYVLVDGENIDATLGTSILGRRPKSEERPRWERLLQFVERQWGQDASGLFFLAANGELPMSFVQALLAIGFRPIPLSGGANQKVVDIAIQRTMEELARREADVVLVSNDSDFVEHVDTLLDGRRVGVVGFTEFRSSAFLQLAPRGLEFFDLEYDVNCFNERLPRVRIIPIDEFDPAQFL
- a CDS encoding LLM class flavin-dependent oxidoreductase, which translates into the protein MSEPVDLQFGLDTFGDVTLDPATGEALGHPQVIRNIVEQAVLADEVGVDVFGIGEHHRDDFAVTSPEMVLAAIAARTERIRLGTAVTVLSSDDPVRLYERFATLDALSGGRAEITLGRGSFTESFPLFGYDLADYDQLFSEKLDLWTELQGEQPVTWDRGRLRAPLRNARTYPTTERGSIPTWIGVGGSPESVVRAARFGYPLAIAIIGGEPARFAPFTDLYRRALTEFERPALPIAVHSPGFVADTDDEARESMYPHFKASRDRIGAERGWGPATRAQYDGEVDHGALFVGSPETVARKIAAAVRDLGIQRFDLKYSNGAMPHPQLLRSIELFGTQVAPRVRELLATDPVSV
- the trxA gene encoding thioredoxin: MSTIDLTAGTFEQTVLDNDIVFVDFWASWCGPCRNFAPIYQEASEQHDDLVFASVNTEEEQQLAAAAKITSIPTLMAFKKGALVFSQAGALPAPALAQVIAAVREFDVDAAKAADGE